Proteins encoded within one genomic window of Setaria italica strain Yugu1 chromosome IV, Setaria_italica_v2.0, whole genome shotgun sequence:
- the LOC105914228 gene encoding ribosomal L1 domain-containing protein CG13096-like: MSTPPDSPIDPSRLWPRKLAQVVSYNEEEKDSIAVSSDGEQGSSTDEFYGIESGEDINEGVDNDTNGDNDDSDDGEDDDNDDGEDGDSGPSSKLRCVDDSSEDGGGPSEVDTA, translated from the coding sequence ATGTCCACCCCGCCAGATTCCCCGATTGATCCTTCAAGGTTGTGGCCTCGCAAGCTTGCTCAGGTTGTCTCATAtaacgaggaggagaaggactcTATCGCAGTATCATCTGATGGTGAGCAAGGGTCCTCGACCGACGAATTCTACGGCATTGAAAGTGGCGAAGACATCAATGAAGGTGTTGACAATGACACCAACGGCGACAACGATGACAGCGATGATGGCGAAGATGATGACAACGACGACGGTGAAGACGGTGACAGCGGACCATCTAGCAAGCTCCGTTGTGTGGACGACTCGAGTGAGGATGGTGGAGGTCCAAGTGAAGTCGACACTGCGTAA
- the LOC101764592 gene encoding amino acid permease 6: MTQDLEMAARHGGNGAADGRYYPQPRAGAGGEELDDDGRKKRTGTVWTASAHIITAVIGSGVLSLAWSTAQLGWVVGPVTLMIFAFITYYTSSLLADCYRSGNQATGKRNYTYMDAVAAYLGRWQVWSCGIFQYVNLVGTAVGYTITASISAAAVHKANCFHKKGHAADCSQYDTVYMVVFGIVQIFFSQVPNFSDLSWLSILAAIMSFSYSSIAVGLSLARTISGSTGKTTLTGTEVGVDVDSAQKIWMALQALGNIAFAYSYSMILIEIQDTVKSPPAENKTMKKATLLGVSTTTAFYMLAGCLGYAAFGNAAPGNIMTGFGFYEPYWLIDFANVCIVVHLVGAYQVFSQPIFAAVETELAARWPNSKFVTGEHPLVAGRFNVNMLRLTWRTVFVVVSTVLAIVMPFFNDILGFLGAIGFWPLTVYYPVEMYIRQRRIQKFSTRWLALETLSFLCFLVSLASAVASIEGVTESLKHYVPFKTKS, translated from the exons ATGACGCAGGACctggagatggcggcgcgccACGGGGGCAACGGCGCGGCCGACGGGCGGTACTACCCCCAGCCgcgggccggcgccggcggcgaggagcttgACGACGACGGCAGGAAGAAGCGCACAG GAACGGTATGGACAGCGAGCGCACACATCATCACGGCGGTCATCGGCTCTGGCGTGCTGTCCCTTGCCTGGTCGACAGCACAGCTTGGCTGGGTTGTTGGACCGGTGACCCTGATGATCTTTGCCTTCATCACGTACTACACCTCCAGCCTCCTCGCCGACTGCTACAGGAGCGGCAACCAGGCCACCGGGAAGAGGAACTACACCTACATGGATGCCGTCGCTGCATATCTGG GTCGATGGCAAGTCTGGTCCTGCGGTATTTTCCAGTATGTCAACTTAGTTGGAACTGCCGTTGGGTACACCATTACAGCGTCCATCAGTGCGGC GGCTGTGCACAAGGCCAACTGTTTTCACAAGAAGGGCCACGCGGCAGACTGCAGCCAATACGACACCGTGTACATGGTTGTCTTTGGGATTGTGCAGATCTTCTTCTCCCAGGTCCCAAACTTCAGCGACTTATCATGGCTGTCCATCCTCGCCGCTATCATGTCCTTCTCCTACTCGTCCATTGCTGTCGGCCTCTCGTTGGCGCGGACCATTTCAG GCAGTACTGGTAAGACTACTCTGACTGGCACTGAGGTCGGAGTAGACGTTGATTCAGCCCAGAAGATCTGGATGGCACTCCAAGCTCTCGGCAACATTGCGTTCGCGTACTCCTACTCTATGATTCTCATAGAAATCCAG GACACAGTGAAGTCCCCTCCGGCCGAGAACAAGACAATGAAGAAAGCGACTCTGCTGGGCGTGTCGACCACCACGGCGTTCTACATGCTCGCAGGCTGCCTTGGCTATGCTGCATTTGGGAACGCCGCACCGGGCAACATCATGACTGGGTTCGGCTTCTACGAGCCCTACTGGCTGATTGACTTCGCCAACGTCTGCATCGTGGTGCACCTGGTGGGCGCCTACCAGGTGTTCTCCCAGCCCATCTTTGCTGCTGTCGAGACGGAGCTCGCCGCGCGCTGGCCAAACTCCAAGTTCGTCACCGGCGAGCACCCCCTCGTGGCCGGCAGGTTTAACGTCAACATGCTCAGGCTGACGTGGCGGACGGTGTTCGTGGTGGTGAGCACGGTGCTCGCCATCGTGATGCCCTTCTTCAACGACATCCTGGGCTTCCTCGGCGCCATCGGGTTCTGGCCGCTCACCGTGTACTACCCGGTGGAGATGTAcatccggcagcggcggatACAGAAGTTCAGCACCAGGTGGCTGGCGCTGGAGACGCTCAGCTTCCTGTGCTTCCTGGTGTCGCTCGCCTCGGCGGTCGCCTCCATCGAGGGCGTCACCGAGTCGCTCAAGCACTACGTCCCCTTCAAGACCAAATCATGA